A genomic stretch from Oleomonas cavernae includes:
- a CDS encoding ketopantoate reductase family protein has protein sequence MQILIIGAGAVGQVYALYLSKAGNDISFFVKEKYSNELGAGLSLHRLTRSGHVTERLEGFGIVTSPAEVAARTWDQVWIAIPGDALRSELAGQVLEAVGGATVIILQPDINNDQHVRKIVPPEQIVIGVIPFFSFRSPLPDSDGPEGMAYFLSPLRSTLISGPAARTKPVIAALRRAGLRAKQVRDVARETAVGLALAQTMVAVLESNRWDYTGLPGSPALLNGLVAVREAMDAVATETGLPVTPSLKIMATSLAWRLIVAASIHALPFNIEAALRYHFSKVGTQTRMLIDSYVALGKKHALPTAGLAALRRALPEHS, from the coding sequence ATGCAGATCCTGATCATCGGGGCGGGTGCCGTCGGTCAGGTCTATGCGCTCTATTTGTCGAAAGCCGGTAACGACATCAGCTTTTTCGTAAAGGAAAAGTATTCCAACGAATTAGGGGCCGGTCTCAGCCTGCATCGGCTGACCCGCAGTGGGCATGTCACCGAGCGGCTAGAGGGGTTTGGCATTGTCACCTCGCCGGCAGAGGTCGCCGCCCGCACTTGGGATCAGGTCTGGATTGCCATTCCGGGGGATGCCCTGCGGAGCGAGCTCGCCGGCCAGGTGCTCGAGGCTGTCGGCGGGGCAACCGTGATCATCCTGCAGCCCGACATCAACAACGACCAGCACGTGCGCAAGATCGTGCCCCCGGAGCAGATCGTTATCGGTGTGATCCCCTTTTTCAGCTTCCGATCCCCACTACCGGACAGCGACGGCCCGGAAGGGATGGCGTATTTCCTCTCACCGCTAAGATCGACGCTAATATCGGGGCCCGCTGCCCGCACCAAACCCGTGATTGCTGCCTTGCGCCGGGCAGGCCTGCGCGCAAAACAGGTGCGGGATGTTGCACGCGAAACAGCTGTTGGCCTGGCATTGGCCCAAACGATGGTCGCCGTGCTCGAATCCAACCGATGGGATTACACGGGACTGCCCGGGAGCCCGGCATTGCTGAACGGACTCGTCGCTGTGCGCGAGGCGATGGATGCCGTCGCGACTGAAACCGGCTTACCAGTAACCCCTTCTTTGAAGATCATGGCGACCTCGCTGGCATGGCGCTTGATAGTCGCGGCTTCAATCCACGCCTTGCCATTCAATATCGAAGCAGCTTTGCGATATCACTTCAGCAAAGTCGGCACACAGACGCGGATGCTGATCGACAGTTATGTCGCCCTGGGCAAAAAGCATGCCCTGCCAACCGCTGGGCTGGCTGCCCTGCGCCGCGCCCTGCCGGAGCATTCCTGA
- a CDS encoding AraC family transcriptional regulator: protein MNANDHDAARQTRGSHAPFRRPPILRQTPVIPVYLADVIVRIAEERGIPANACLAGTGLAPSHLGTNDRLLSLDQAQRIFENVWYAADDPTLGLTYGERLRPVHLGVMGMALLAAPTLRAALDCLVRYHRLLGPAWSISWTQQGAEAVVVMRRVVPLGDTGRLHTDAWMIAFARLLASLREKPISSGRIELDSGALPVADYAWRFAGLSGFEVCFDRPAQQLCFPADILDEPLSGNSPAAFRESVARCEEFLTKRDIGEDLLSMVMRHLRASVRAPTLEQLSAACGMSTRTLERRLSEFGLTYRDALDHARRDRALALVGETTLAFVDIAEMLGYSDVSSFSKSFKRWTGYTPSVHRGGATS, encoded by the coding sequence ATGAATGCAAATGACCATGATGCGGCCCGCCAAACTCGTGGTTCTCACGCGCCATTTCGCCGTCCGCCCATTTTGCGGCAGACCCCGGTCATTCCGGTCTACCTCGCCGATGTCATTGTTCGCATTGCCGAAGAGCGCGGTATTCCAGCCAACGCATGTCTCGCCGGTACCGGCCTTGCGCCAAGCCACCTCGGCACCAACGACAGACTGCTCTCCCTGGATCAGGCACAGCGAATTTTCGAGAATGTCTGGTACGCCGCGGATGATCCCACGCTTGGACTGACCTATGGGGAGCGCCTGCGGCCGGTCCATCTGGGGGTAATGGGCATGGCATTGCTGGCCGCCCCTACGCTGCGTGCGGCGCTCGACTGCCTCGTGCGGTATCACCGGCTGCTGGGGCCGGCTTGGTCTATTTCCTGGACACAACAGGGGGCCGAGGCCGTTGTCGTGATGCGGCGAGTCGTTCCGCTGGGCGATACCGGCCGGCTTCACACCGATGCCTGGATGATCGCCTTCGCCCGTCTTCTCGCCAGCCTGCGCGAAAAACCCATCTCATCGGGGCGCATCGAACTCGATTCCGGTGCACTTCCCGTCGCTGACTACGCTTGGCGCTTTGCGGGCTTGTCTGGCTTCGAGGTCTGCTTCGATCGGCCGGCACAACAGCTATGTTTTCCTGCGGACATTTTGGACGAGCCGCTGTCCGGTAATTCACCGGCCGCATTCCGCGAGTCCGTCGCGCGTTGCGAGGAATTCCTGACCAAGCGTGATATCGGCGAAGACTTGCTCAGCATGGTGATGCGACATTTGCGGGCTTCGGTTCGGGCACCGACGCTGGAGCAGCTTTCCGCCGCCTGTGGCATGAGCACGAGAACATTGGAGCGCCGCCTGTCAGAGTTCGGCCTCACCTATCGGGATGCGCTGGACCACGCGCGGCGTGATCGGGCATTGGCGCTCGTGGGCGAAACCACGCTGGCCTTTGTCGACATAGCAGAGATGCTGGGGTATTCCGATGTTTCGAGCTTCAGTAAATCCTTCAAACGCTGGACAGGTTACACGCCGTCGGTTCATCGCGGCGGAGCTACCAGCTAG
- a CDS encoding acetoacetate decarboxylase family protein, whose amino-acid sequence MPYDENFFAEADANTTLCRISDGSDVEMPLKTYEAEALSAVFTVDVDAARKLIPVQDLKLCRVSPDRALAALQFMDYRGKNIDRYQEVVVLLFVHKSPLVDIAPVSTFFTESLPGMGYFIVHIGVSGDQARRVGWDILGFPKFLAEISVVGDEQQVSGKAHKAGKSIFSLDIQKPPGYADQRQDFSCYTIDPDSNRLYTIPYQYWASRGLVEGASSATLTLGDHEIADEIRALGLSEEALFAQHVPNYALISNFPSERRSIGDWRDTRGVYREVALAKAGKLRGPAEYVVLDAPLPVAAGAET is encoded by the coding sequence ATGCCTTACGACGAGAATTTCTTCGCCGAGGCTGACGCAAATACGACGCTGTGCCGTATCAGCGACGGGAGCGACGTAGAGATGCCGCTCAAGACCTATGAAGCGGAAGCCCTCTCGGCGGTCTTCACCGTCGACGTCGACGCCGCGCGCAAGCTGATCCCCGTGCAGGATCTCAAGCTCTGCAGGGTTAGCCCGGACAGGGCACTGGCGGCCCTCCAGTTCATGGACTACCGCGGGAAGAATATCGATCGGTATCAGGAAGTCGTGGTTCTGCTCTTTGTTCACAAGTCGCCACTGGTTGATATCGCACCGGTGTCCACGTTCTTCACGGAGAGCTTGCCCGGCATGGGCTATTTCATCGTTCACATCGGCGTCTCGGGGGACCAGGCGCGCCGCGTGGGGTGGGATATCCTCGGCTTCCCAAAATTTCTCGCCGAGATATCGGTGGTTGGCGATGAGCAGCAGGTATCCGGCAAAGCACACAAGGCCGGCAAGAGCATCTTCTCCCTCGATATTCAGAAGCCGCCTGGCTATGCCGATCAACGGCAGGACTTCTCCTGCTATACGATCGATCCGGACTCGAACCGCCTCTACACCATCCCCTACCAGTATTGGGCCAGCCGTGGTCTGGTGGAAGGTGCCTCATCGGCGACGCTGACGCTGGGCGATCATGAGATTGCAGACGAGATCAGGGCGCTGGGCCTTTCGGAGGAGGCACTGTTCGCTCAGCACGTGCCGAACTACGCCCTGATATCCAATTTTCCCTCCGAGCGTCGCAGCATTGGAGACTGGCGCGACACCCGCGGGGTCTACCGCGAGGTGGCGCTGGCCAAGGCCGGAAAACTGCGGGGACCGGCCGAATATGTAGTTCT